The following coding sequences are from one Clarias gariepinus isolate MV-2021 ecotype Netherlands chromosome 19, CGAR_prim_01v2, whole genome shotgun sequence window:
- the stbd1 gene encoding uncharacterized protein stbd1 — protein MSRRFGVIGGWEPATAVLVIIIASLSVWGAFLIYRAVKGQRRKDESASETVKEATGPGEEEEDELGNKSTGSEDGGSMDWPMDPQETIILPSANPTQTSSECLEEKLRKASHKKEPAVEPLSVSNVGDATGAGEDHVKCKHNVCDPAESISVQSDLFDQISGCRPPETKPENSVKQSICDDDEPEIEPHVDTDEPSETESAQELLEAKNNPVQKSQSVEDLSDNTLLSQEIVNKPNEEEVLGASTTVWHISSDSTSSDALPKKKKMEDTESAISTKDLDSNCYDEQPSLTSNLASEKVMPNQDVKSHQDPNSLQTTVCNTDDRLATKQHLSSTFDHILTNPPQNFLGFTVPGLQGDSLAPLQLGEESKNKTEVTPAVVSQKKNEISIMEAIMDSNEWLSTGPPDTRDLPWLTQTPSSAVKTDISSSPVAATTSFGLPVQEMMSHQDKKDAQEDTTSGAAKEEGDPLNKKVGMVLPMPQLVQVSFRVHYITHSPNQVLAVTGNQQELGFWESFVPLRSVEDGFWFHTISLPLDSRVEWKFILVDEGKIRRWEECENRYFAVTGQEEEIHLHKNWGYA, from the exons ATGAGCCGCCGTTTCGGTGTGATCGGGGGCTGGGAACCCGCGACCGCCGTGCTGGTGATCATTATCGCCTCGTTGTCGGTGTGGGGTGCGTTTCTTATTTACCGAGCCGTTAAAGGTCAACGAAGGAAAGATGAGAGCGCGAGCGAAACGGTGAAGGAAGCGACTGGACCgggagaagaagaggaagatgagTTGGGCAACAAGTCAACAG GAAGTGAGGATGGAGGCTCTATGGACTGGCCTATGGATCCCCAGGAAACCATAATTCTGCCTTCTGCAAACCCTACACAAACGTCATCTGAATGTCTGGAGGAAAAACTAAGAAAAGCTTCCCATAAGAAAGAACCTGCTGTAGAACCTTTGTCTGTTTCTAATGTTGGTGATGCCACTGGAGCTGGCGAGGATCATGTGAAATGTAAGCACAATGTCTGTGATCCTGCTGAGAGTATTAGTGTGCAGTCAGATTTGTTTGATCAGATCAGTGGCTGCAGACCCCCGGAAACCAAGCCTGAGAATAGTGTGAAGCAAAGTATTTGTGATGATGACGAGCCTGAGATTGAACCGCATGTAGACACGGATGAGCCATCTGAAACTGAGAGTGCCCAGGAGCTTTTGGAGGCTAAAAATAATCCTGTTCAAAAGTCCCAGTCTGTGGAAGATCTGTCAGACAACACTCTCTTATCTCAAGAAATTGTGAACAAGCCTAATGAGGAGGAAGTACTTGGAGCTTCTACAACAGTGTGGCATATTTCCTCTGATTCCACAAGTTCAGATGCTTTgcctaaaaagaaaaagatggaaGACACTGAATCAGCAATTTCAACAAAGGACCTTGACTCCAACTGCTATGATGAACAGCCGTCTCTCACAAGTAATTTGGCTTCAGAGAAAGTCATGCCTAATCAAGATGTCAAAAGCCATCAGGACCCCAATAGCTTGCAGACAACAGTGTGCAACACTGATGACCGTTTGGCCACCAAGCAGCATCTGAGCAGCACATTTGACCATATTCTTACAAATCCACCCCAAAATTTCCTGGGCTTTACTGTGCCTGGTTTGCAAGGGGACTCATTAGCTCCTCTGCAACTCGGAGAAGAGAGTAAGAATAAAACAGAGGTCACACCAGCAGTTGTGAGCCAGAAGAAGAATGAGATCAGCATCATGGAAGCCATTATGGACAGCAATGAGTGGCTTAGCACTGGACCTCCAGACACCAGAGACCTGCCCTGGCTAACTCAGACACCGAGTAGTGCAGTCAAGACCGACATTTCTTCTTCTCCAGTTGCAGCTACCACCAGTTTTGGGCTTCCTGTTCAGGAGATGATGTCACACCAAGACAAGAAAGACGCGCAAGAAGACACCACCAGTGGTGCCGCTAAGGAAGAAGGGGATCCTTTAAATAAGAAAGTAGGAATGGTGTTACCAATGCCCCAGCTTGTACAGGTCAGCTTCAGAGTTCACTACATCACACACTCCCCTAACCAGGTTCTGGCTGTAACTGGTAACCAGCAGGAGCTCGGGTTCTGGGAGAGCTTTGTTCCTCTGAGGAGTGTTGAGGATGGGTTTTGGTTCCACACCATCAGTCTTCCCCTGGACAGCCGGGTTGAGTGGAAGTTTATCCTGGTAGATGAGGGAAAGATCCGTCGATGGGAGGAGTGTGAAAACCGTTATTTTGCAGTGACTGGGCAAGAGGAGGAGATTCATCTCCATAAGAATTGGGGGTACGCCTAA
- the pdcl gene encoding phosducin-like protein: protein MTTMDDKLLGEKLQYYYSSSEDEESDHEEDEGQSKTIRDQEVLQTPIDYSPDGTAVNTGPKGVINDWRKYKQLETEQRAEQQKEMERLIKKLSMTCRSQLDEELDKQKQKELQDKINGKVTLRVDEEEDDDDEAFLQQYRLQRMEEMRRQLSGGRRFEQVINITSGEEFLRAVDEEGRSTLVLVHIFEPDVPACQAMEGCLICLALQYPEVKFCAAQGSVLGTSALFRTSALPALLLYRGGDLVGNLLRVSDQLGEDFYATDVEALLQEYGLLPEKLPQTATHSSIRTGNTNDSDSDLDID, encoded by the exons ATGACTACTATGGATGACAAGCTCCTTGGGGAGAAGCTGCAGTACTACTACAGCAGCAGTGAGGATGAGGAGAGTGATCACGAGGAAGATGAAGGCCAATCAAAAACCATCAGGGATCAGGAAGTGCTGCAGACTCCGATAGATTACAGTCCTGACGGCACTGCAGTTAACACCG GTCCAAAAGGTGTGATCAATGACTGGAGAAAGTACAAGCAGCTGGAGACAGAGCAGCGAGCCGAGCAACAAAAGGAGATGGAGCGGCTGATTAAGAAGCTCAGCATGACCTGCAGATCACAACTGGATGAAGAGCTGGACAAGCAGAAGCAGAAAGAGCTTCAGGACAAGATCAATGGCAAG gTAACACTGCGAGttgatgaggaggaggatgacGATGATGAAGCCTTCCTCCAGCAGTACCGGCTGCAGCGAATGGAGGAAATGAGACGGCAGCTGAGTGGCGGACGACGTTTCGAGCAAGTCATCAACATTACCTCAGGCGAGGAATTCCTGCGTGCTGTTGATGAAGAGGGCAGAAGCACTCTAGTTCTGGTGCACATTTTTGAGCCCGATGTGCCTGCCTGCCAGGCCATGGAGGGATGTCTGATTTGTCTCGCTCTGCAATATCCAGAG GTGAAGTTCTGTGCAGCCCAGGGCTCAGTCCTGGGTACCAGCGCTCTGTTTCGCACCTCGGCACTGCCTGCGCTGTTGCTGTACCGCGGTGGCGATCTGGTTGGCAACCTGCTCCGTGTATCTGACCAACTAGGTGAGGACTTCTACGCCACTGACGTGGAGGCGCTGCTGCAGGAGTACGGCCTGCTCCCCGAAAAACTTCCACAGACAGCAACACATTCATCCATCCGCACCGGCAACACAAACGACTCCGACAGCGACCTGGATATAGACTAA